One Brassica napus cultivar Da-Ae chromosome C2, Da-Ae, whole genome shotgun sequence DNA window includes the following coding sequences:
- the LOC106353777 gene encoding L-tryptophan--pyruvate aminotransferase 1, with protein MVKVENTKSIAMSDSIINLDHGDPTAYEEYWRKIGDRCTVTIRGCDLMSYFSDVNNLCWFLEPELAEAIKELHGAVGNAATEDRYIVVGTGSTQLCQAAVHALSLLAGGTEPVSVVAAAPYYSTYVEETTYVRSGMYKWEGDAWRFNKKGPFIELVTSPNNPDGTIRETVVNRPDDDEAKVIHDFAYYWPHYTPITRCQDHDIMLFTFSKITGHAGSRIGWALVKDKEVAKKMVEYIIVNSIGVSKESQVRTAKILKVLKETCASETENFFEYGREMMKNRWEGLREVVKESDFTLPKYPEGYCNFFGKTLESYPAFAWLGTKEETDLVNDLRRQKVMSRAGERCGSDKKHVRVSMLSREDVFNVFLERLANMKLIKSIDL; from the exons atggtgaaagtGGAGAACACGAAGAGCATCGCCATGTCTGACTCCATCATCAACCTTGATCA TGGAGATCCAACGGCGTACGAAGAATACTGGAGGAAGATTGGTGACAGATGTACGGTGACGATACGTGGTTGTGATCTAATGAGCTATTTCAGCGACGTGAACAACCTGTGTTGGTTCCTTGAACCGGAACTAGCCGAAGCGATCAAAGAGTTGCACGGTGCCGTCGGAAACGCAGCAACCGAGGATCGTTACATCGTGGTCGGGACCGGTTCGACGCAGCTTTGTCAAGCGGCCGTCCACGCATTATCTTTGCTTGCTGGTGGGACCGAACCTGTCAGTGTCGTCGCCGCGGCTCCTTATTACTCC acGTATGTGGAGGAGACAACATATGTTCGGTCGGGTATGTACAAGTGGGAAGGAGACGCGTGGCGTTTCAATAAGAAGGGTCCGTTCATCGAGCTGGTGACGTCACCCAATAACCCAGACGGCACTATCAGAGAGACTGTGGTGAACCGTCCAGACGACGACGAAGCTAAAGTGATCCATGACTTTGCTTATTACTGGCCCCACTACACTCCCATCACTCGCTGTCAAGACCATGACATCATGCTCTTCACTTTCTCCAAGATCACAGGCCACGCTGGGTCCCGCATCGG GTGGGCACTGGTGAAGGACAAGGAGGTGGCAAAGAAGATGGTTGAGTATATCATAGTGAACTCTATTGGTGTGTCTAAGGAGTCACAGGTACGAACCGCCAAGATTCTCAAAGTTCTCAAGGAGACTTGTGCGAGCGAAACGGAGAACTTCTTCGAGTACGGTCGTGAGATGATGAAGAACAGGTGGGAGGGGCTTCGTGAAGTGGTGAAGGAAAGTGATTTCACTCTTCCTAAGTACCCCGAAGGCTATTGCAACTTTTTTGGCAAGACACTCGAATCTTACCCTG CGTTTGCGTGGCTGGGGACGAAGGAAGAGACGGATCTGGTTAACGATTTGAGGAGACAGAAGGTTATGAGCAGGGCAGGAGAACGCTGTGGTTCTGACAAGAAGCATGTCCGAGTCAGTATGCTGAGTCGTGAAGATgttttcaatgtgtttctcgAGAGACTCGCCAACATGAAGCTCATTAAAAGCATTGACCTTTAA